Proteins encoded in a region of the Zerene cesonia ecotype Mississippi unplaced genomic scaffold, Zerene_cesonia_1.1 Zces_u004, whole genome shotgun sequence genome:
- the LOC119838698 gene encoding uncharacterized protein LOC119838698 — protein MDHEDFDDSEFPDNDEYVPYVRTTTLDSKSKGAKVSMWGKVTKVSANDGFYVKTGNDQEILIKLNKPLSEPLEGWYEIHGVYQGNCILCDEYIHFSEELTKTIDVEGYTNLASLLMVLDDPWNLGDGGLDGVKPMD, from the coding sequence ATGGATCATGAGGATTTCGACGATAGTGAATTCCCCGACAACGATGAATACGTGCCGTATGTAAGAACAACTACACTCGATTCTAAATCAAAAGGCGCGAAAGTAAGCATGTGGGGAAAAGTTACAAAAGTTTCTGCAAATGATGGATTCTATGTTAAAACTGGTAATGACCAGGAAattcttatcaaattaaacaagCCGCTGAGTGAACCGCTTGAAGGTTGGTACGAAATTCATGGTGTTTATCAAGGAAACTGTATCTTGTGCGATGAATACATACACTTTTCTGAAGAACTGACCAAAACTATCGATGTTGAAGGATATACGAATTTGGCTTCTCTGTTAATGGTTCTTGATGATCCGTGGAATTTAGGTGATGGAGGATTGGATGGTGTAAAACCAATGGATTAA